A window of the Ipomoea triloba cultivar NCNSP0323 chromosome 14, ASM357664v1 genome harbors these coding sequences:
- the LOC116004538 gene encoding uncharacterized protein LOC116004538, producing the protein MASRKRSMPGEVDKHALYKEWDEASCAICMDHPHNAVLLLCSSHDKGCRTYICDTSYRHSNCLDRFRKVTIEKPAPPAPSSMRRIPSPVRFRSRRRSFTFQTSNGNLGLRTPSSLSEFRGELDASSGDALVTNAFAGGSENGTAITNDHVEMNDGVETSNAVSGSERGPEGVDADNPSESKPDLRCPLCRGSVLGWKVMEEARNYLDLKPRSCYRESCSFVGNYRELRRHARRVHPTARPADVDPSRERAWQRLEDQREYGDIVSAIHTAMPGAIVLGDYVIENGDRLSSGRGIGENSRLLSTFFLFQMIGSMDPTHEPRGSRSRALSRYRRSNGPFSRRRFLWGENLGLHYDDDDNDDGNDEVEDEHDLNMSNDLGDNGSNPRRRRRLMRSRSDEDQD; encoded by the coding sequence ATGGCtagtagaaaaagaagcatgccGGGTGAAGTAGATAAGCATGCTCTGTACAAGGAATGGGATGAAGCTTCATGCGCTATATGCATGGATCACCCACACAATGCCGTTCTTCTACTTTGTAGTTCTCATGATAAGGGTTGCCGAACTTACATTTGTGACACAAGCTATAGGCATTCAAACTGCCTGGATCGGTTCAGGAAAGTCACAATTGAAAAACCTGCTCCCCCTGCTCCCAGTTCAATGAGGAGGATCCCCTCACCGGTCAGGTTTAGAAGTAGGAGGCGAAGTTTTACTTTTCAAACTTCTAATGGGAACTTAGGGTTGAGAACGCCAAGCAGTTTGTCTGAGTTTCGTGGGGAACTTGATGCATCTTCAGGTGATGCTCTGGTAACCAATGCTTTTGCGGGAGGATCAGAAAATGGCACCGCTATTACAAATGATCACGTGGAGATGAATGATGGGGTAGAAACTAGCAATGCTGTCTCTGGAAGTGAAAGGGGTCCCGAAGGGGTTGATGCTGACAACCCGTCAGAATCAAAACCGGACCTCAGATGCCCCCTGTGTCGTGGAAGCGTTTTGGGTTGGAAGGTTATGGAAGAGGCTAGAAACTACCTTGATTTGAAGCCTAGAAGTTGTTACCGTGAATCATGCTCGTTTGTTGGTAACTATAGGGAACTGCGGCGTCATGCTAGGAGAGTGCATCCCACTGCCCGTCCTGCTGATGTTGACCCGTCAAGAGAACGAGCTTGGCAACGCCTCGAAGACCAGAGAGAATATGGTGACATTGTCAGTGCTATCCACACAGCTATGCCAGGTGCCATCGTGCTCGGAGATTATGTAATTGAAAATGGAGATAGGCTATCGAGTGGACGAGGAATAGGTGAAAACAGCAGATTGCTTAGCACCTTCTTTCTGTTCCAAATGATCGGCTCAATGGATCCTACACACGAGCCAAGAGGCAGCAGGTCAAGGGCGTTGTCAAGGTACCGACGCTCCAATGGACCTTTTTCTAGGCGGCGCTTTCTTTGGGGTGAGAATTTAGGGCTTCACTATGACGACGATGACAATGATGACGGGAATGATGAAGTCGAGGATGAACATGACCTGAATATGTCGAATGACTTGGGTGACAATGGTTCTAACCCTAGAAGGCGGCGCAGATTGATGCGATCCCGGTCAGATGAAGATCAAGATTAG